The following is a genomic window from Gigantopelta aegis isolate Gae_Host chromosome 5, Gae_host_genome, whole genome shotgun sequence.
AGTTTGAGTGCAACTATTTAAATCacccaaaataaacacatttcctttagctaaatatttcacaatttgATTTTCTAATTCGTAAAAAATATCACAATCATAATGTCTGTAAAAAGAAGAATTAAATCTTCGTTATCAACAGTAAAATGTTTATCTATTTTTAACCACACAATGGTATCGTATGATATTTCACTTACCGTAATtacttttgtaaaaatatttctaattaAAATGACTGATCCTCCTTCTTGTTTTGACATATATGATTGAAAACCATCAGTTTctaaaacataataatgttCAATCCAACACTCACACAAGAAAATAATATCATAAGTACAAATAAAGTTCCGAAAAGAAATGTCATTCCATTTACTGTCAAACCCATCATTAATATTCCAGGAAATAAATAGTAAACTGGCACGAACAACATTTTCCGATCAATCCTATTTTGCCGACAACATACCAGTGTAGACCCATTTGACTGATTGCCTGAATTACAATCAGGCAGAATGTCAAACAATACCAACCAAAATCCAGTCATTAGGCCAAATGCCTGACGGTCTTGGGCTTTAGGTTAAATGCCTAAACGTTTCAGGCATTAGGCCAAATGACTAGTTTGAAatattgactgtaacatatatatatatatataaagaaactaaagTAGGAAGTTATAAAATTCCACCAAAATCAAATACAACTCAGAAAGATTcccttacatgtatatcatattgggtgtcaaacatttggtaattctgacatatagagaggaaacccgctatgtgTTCTACTAGTAacaaggattcttttatatgcacgatcccacaggcAGAAGAACACaaacgacggcctttgatacaccagttgtggtgcactggctggaataagaaatagcccaatggatccatcgacagggatcgatccgaaaccgagAGCGCCTCAAGCGAGGGAtttaacactgaggtacgttCCGCCGCCGTGGTGTTCGGAGGAAAAGCTGACACTGAATAGcgaacacgcacacacacaaacacacacagacacacgcacacacacatacagacacacgcacacacgcacatacacacacacacgcacacacacagacacacgcacatacacacagacacacgcacacagacacacacacacagacacacgcacacacacacacgcacacacacagacacacgcacacacacagacacacgcacacagacacacacacagacacacgcacacatacacacgcacacacacacgcacatacacacacgcacacacagacacacacagagacacacacacacagacacacgcacacagacacacacacacacagacacacacacgcagacacacacacacgcacacacacagacacgcacacacacacatacacacgcacacatacacacacacagacacacgcacacagacacacgcacacacacacacacatacgcacaaacacacgcacacacacatacgcacacacacacaaacacacacacagacacacgcacacagacacacgcacacacacgcgcacacacgcacaaacacacgcacacacacacagacacacacacacacgcacacacccaaacacacacacacacacacacatacacacatacacacacacacacacacacagacacacacacacacagacacagacacacacacacgtacacacacgcacacacagacacacacagacacacacacagacacacacacacatacacacacacagacagacacacacacagacacacacacacagacacacacacagacacacacacacacacagacacacacacacacacagacacacacacacacacagagacacacacacagacacacacacagacagacacacacagacacacacacacacacacacagacacacacacagacagacacacacacacatacacacagacacacacacacacacacgcacacagccagacacacacacacacacacagacactcacacacacagacacacacacacacatacacacacacacacacagacacacgcacacacgcacacacgcacacacggacacacacagacacacacacagacacacacacacacacagacacacacacacacacaaacacacacacacacacacacagacacacacacgcacacagacacacgcacacacacaaacacacacacacgcacacacacacacacacacatgcccgGACACAAACATAAGAACACACGCACATGCTCAAGGTATGTCTTTCATTATGtctgcatttttattatttatctgtcatctctctctctctctctctctctctctctctctctctctctctcttctctctctctctctctctctctctctctctctctctctctctctctctctctctctctctctctctctctctctctctctctctcctgtaaACCGGAGATCCATGGGATCAAGTAAAAaatccggttttaagaggtttccgttttatatccaattattctGCCTCTACTAAGATTTTCTAAACATTTATGTTTACACGTTCCAGCAAGTgtaccgcgactggtatatcaaccatgtgctattctgtgtgtaggatggtgcatataaaatatcccttgctactattgttactaattgaaaaatgcagcgggcttcctctctaaaagtatatgtccaaattaccaaatgtttaacgtccaattgccaatgattagtaaatcaaactgctctagtggtgtccgtAAACAaaacttcttgttttattttgattatGGACCTGGCCCATCCAAACCAGAATACCAACCGtgactactggactacatcctagtCTGATCATATCTTATTAGGACGGAATTGCTCATCCACACCAGAATACCAGCCATGACAACTGTACTATATCCTAGTCTGGTCATCTCTTATTAAGACAGAACCGGCTCGTCTACATCAGAATACCAGCCGtgactactggactacatcctagtCTGATCATCTCTTATTAAGACTGAATTGCTCATCCACACCAGAATACCAGCCAtgactactggactacatcctatTCTGGTCATCTCTTATTAAGACAGAACCGGCTCGTCCACATCAGAATACCAGCCGtgactactggactacatcctagtCCGATCATCTCTTATTAAGACGGAACCGGCTCATCCACATCAGAATATCAGCCGtgactactggactacatcctagtCTGATCATATCTTATTAAAACGAAACCGGCTCGTCGACACCAGAATACCAACAGTAACTCCACGACTACACCCTAGTCTGATCATATCTTATTAAGACAGAACCGGCTCGTCCACTTCAGAATACCAGCCGtgactactggactacatcctagtCTGATCATCTCTTATTAAGACGGAACCGGTCCGTCCACATTAGAATACCAGCCGTGACTACTGAACTACACCCTAGTCTGATCATCTCTTATTAAGACGGAACCGGTCCGTCCACATTAGAATACCAGCCATGACTACTGAACTACATCCTAGTCTGATCATCTCTTATTAAGACGGAACCGGTCCATCCACACCAGAATACCAGCCATGACTACTGAACTACACCCTAGTCTGATCATCTCTTATTAAGACGGAACTGGTCCATCCACACCAGAATACCAGCCATGACTACTGAACTACATCCTAGTCTGATCATCTCTTATTAAGACGGAACCGGTCCATCCACACCAGAATACCAGCCATGACTACTGAACTACACCCTAGTCTGATCATCTCTTATTAAGAGGTATCCAACTtctcaagttaaagtttgtttggtttaacgacaccacaatttatgaatcatcggctactgtatgtcaaacatttggcaattctaacatttttacttgtttttccgtggtgcacttgctgaaATGACAAATAGTGAAATGGACACACTGTCGGGGATCGAACCtggaccgaccgcacatcaggcgagtgttttacTACTGGGTTATGTCCTCCCCCTTCCCCGGCGTCTCAAGATCTACAATTATTCACAGACCTACACTTTAAACTACAACTGACTAAGGTCTGTGAACCTTAATGGAAATTTGAAGCTTAATAAGATATTTATAAGCACTTATAGTATTCCCTACCTACCTAACAAGTTGTCACAGAACTGGATTCAAGACAGTGTATAAGATAGTTAACTGGCTTGAAAGCAAGACGCGTCActagatgataaaaaaaactaaccGCACACGATCGATACAATTCCTTGCATATTTAGCAAGTTGCCACTTGTAAACAGAAACATTGGTTAAACAAGCCTTGAGAGTGATCAACTGACAGGAAgcgaacaataaaatcttcatATCCACTCTCGCGAAACAGTAACCAGCTTCTGTAGGTTCGTTTGACGTCAATAGCGAGCACAATCTCACAGATGTCGGCTGGATTTTTGTCAAGTTAAAGGATTCACATTTCTGCAAGAGACACTTTGAAGTCTGTTTCAGTGTTTCTCAGAGGATCTCAGCTTTCGTCGGCTGATTTTTACATCACATTTCTAGTGGGCGGTTGAAAGGTCACGTGTTTCGACTTCTACACATGACACGTCAGCATTGTTGTCTGCTAGATTTTTCGTCGACAGTTGAACCACGATTCCTGACTGACATTTGCCTTggcaacaacgacaacaacaaaccaatataaaacaaaaaacaacaacaaacaaaagaaaacaaaaaacctacatttgtcaaaaattgttatattttaattttcaaaataaccTCATAATGAAGATTTTCTCAGAATTAGGTATTCGCTCATCACATATGTTCATCATCATAGCCGCTGGAGTTCTTGTGGTAAATGTTGATTCTCAGATATGCGGACGGGCTCCTGTAATCTATAACAGAGTTTTTACCGACAAGGCGGTCGTGGAAGATGCACTGGTTACCAAAACGGGGATCGCCACTAAACTCGGTTGTCTCGAAGTTTGTGGAAGAAGTCTGGCCGTTGTCTGTACTGCATTCGTcttcaacaaacaacaacagcagtgCAAGATCTacaaacacagtttaaaccaactGACACAAGTCACCGAAACGGGATCCGTGGGATTCGGTAAGTAAACCAATTCATTAGCATATACAATTAAACACGGTTATCTCGACATCTGTTATCTCGTTTGTTTGGAATATCTCGAGGTCGAGAAATGATCCAATGAGATAAGGTTTTACCAAACATGCTATGTTTATTTCGATGCAACCTTATCTGTTTGGTTCTATTTGCTCAGCACTGAGATAATGATGACAAACACAACTGAGCATCGAGATAACGATGATAAACACAACTGAACATCGAGATAACGATGGTAAACAAAACTGAGTCTCGATTTGGGTATTAAGTggcatttattcatttatttatttcaacttattgttgtgcttatatccaattcaggttcaagcacgctgtcctgggcgcacacctcagctacctgggctgtatgcccaggacagtgggatagttgctaattgttagtgattagcgagagagaagagggtgtagtggtcttacacctactcactgaatcattaaaactcgcCAGTACCGGATGTGGCATTTACAACTACTGCTGGCATGGTGgggtctattttttaaaatactatcagATGCATTGAAAATCATCAAACGTAAGCACAAAGACGCGACACTGGCCTCATAATCAAAACTAGTAATTTGCAAGGGAAatatttgaaacatgtatttgtttaaaaatataaatatgttttttttaaatattttcactgtGACTAAACTACAGTAAAAATACAacttttcaccgaatatcacATTTATGTTTTCTGtacatctatatatttcattgctatgtatattaGTGTTGGGGTATATGTAGCTAATGTAGGTTCCGTGACAATTCAATGCTACTTTTTGGAACCAGTGATATTTATATTCACTACTGTAAACatattcagaaaaaaatatggttcaatttttttttctgatgaaCATCAAGGTAATTTTGAGGTCACCAAATGTCACCACTCTGTTCAAGGCGCTAAGTGAGATAAGGTGTAATCGTCTGctgtctttaaaataatatgttaaataaaagaaaccatgaataaacatgaataaatattattattattttgttctcgTTAGGGGCGGATATAGAAATTTGAAGGGGGATGGAGGTGAAACATTCTAACTACCGGTACTAgatgtaatgtaatatttgaTCAAATTCACCATAATGTTTGCACGGTTTCTGTTTAAAAAGGGGTATTGAATGTCTGTCAAAAAGGTCTGTTCACTCTAACTCAAAAGTAGTGGGTACACACACCTTTTTGCTAATGTTTACAATGTAGACATTGACTAAGTCGCAAGTACGTTTGCCGAGAGATGTGCGCCATCTTGTCACTAAAATGTGTAGTAGGTCtaacaaggtggtgtttactcttgacatgaaaagaaatatgtcaataAAACAGGCGATttatgcactttattggaacatacatgtgtcaatttcattgtttttgcaatatgtgagggaccgtcTCTGATAACGGATTaaccctatccctctccaaaactaaatatttgtagacatctATAAACCAGTGTAATAATATAACCATTATTGATCCATAttattggaaataattaaaagaaaccaaagatttgtgtcatttacagcatattatatatttaaaacaatgacCTTCATATGACCTTGAAATTATAGGCCAAATTGACCAATTATGAAAATCCAGCAAATCAAAATGGAAAgtttggatattaaacattttaataacccCTTTAACTAAATCGCAAGTAAATCTGCtgcagttaacttgcagttttaaattaaaagtttgtttaagaataaataaaacttacacatgtacataaaaatttgtaatagtctgttccaatagaGTGCATACATCACCTGTTTTACTGacgtttttcttttaatttcaagagtaaacaccaccttgtacatcaatgagaacccaaacaagtaaatgctaaattatgtagggtattattaaatagatatttaccaaatatttacgtgtcagtttaaaatgaaaaaaataatcgatgacaatcagttttattctatttccaacaCTACTTTAGTGTAATATGAATCATGCGAATGTTtgcaacataattaaatatgtaaatcaCTTTCTCCAAAAGAGGCAAAGTGGACATAACCATTCTCCAAGGAACCGTGTTTGgcattaattatgaaatactaatctagtataaactatATAAATCTTTAGTGTTagctatttgaaaaaaaacccacaccataACAACATCAACCATGAAATTGTCATTAAGCAGTAAAGTACAAGGTTTGTAATGGACATATATGTAAATCtgtgtaattaattatttaaataacaataaatgtgtTCAATTCTGACACTTACACTGGCTTCcatgtatgtttcagcgctgaACCTATCATTAACGACGTCACgtcactgtcgttctgctagttaacgagtctaccgctgccaaatatattGACATTCAagccacattactgacattgtacacaattgtcgcaaatgaaaagaatgataatggatgataaacagAATACCCCtcttgtgtcttgtgatatcataatttatcaacacTCGTTGATAAACTAATAAAAATCCTAGCCAAACTtgatgctgataaattatgatatcatgacactcggggagtatacTCCATTTATCATATAAATAgacaaaaccacatatatgtagttttgtatttattacataccctaaattggaaaTTTTTTctccaaataataatttagaaattgtaacactgatagctaatgacggggatttctaaatttacacagctaggtcagctgtgttactacgcggaccgaagaaccaccaattattacacataggaatatagttctatttaaacaataaacaaaaataagaaagaacgagtgaCAAGttacctttaattttaattatattgtttgaaatgccttttaaagacaatgtaatagctaaaattcacgaacaatataatatttaatttgctcgtaatacgtcagaaaaccttcagcgtgccagttttatcaacgaagaaaaacgtcaagaattgttcactcagtgtctgagtcgtcatcggtgtgttttcttttattgatgttcatggaattattcgttgctgaaaagtttaagtttatattaaatgtgcctccataaatcatcgctccactgaataatcccgtctgtggcatggtgcatataaaacattcattacCACAAGTGGAAAAATGGAGCGGGTTTGCTCTTTATGACTATGTATGAagtaccaaaatgtttgacatccattaatgaatcaatgtgctctagtggttgttattattttatttttttatttaataagcGATATTAGAAGAAGCGACATGTCCTGCACCGCCGCCCCTGCCCAATGGCACAGTGACCTACACTTCAGTTGTAATAGGAAGCACTGCCACCTACAGCTGTGATGCAGACTACCACTTTTTTGGACTCAGCCAGTCAAGTGTCTGTGAGACGACTCGAGCGTGGAATGGCTTTAACGGTTCTTGTAGACAAGTGTTTTTCTACAACATTGTGAGTATTAAATGTAGCATGTGAGATGCCTGGATCGTGGAATGATTGTTAAAAATGTCTTGGTGCATATCAAAATGTTACATCCCAGTAGAACCTCAACGACCTTGCGGAGACGTTAACCAAACGATTTCAGTGATACACATAGATGGTAATAAAgcagttaccagttattatcatatTTATGACCCACGTGAAATAATGTCTACTTGTCAAGAGTTTTAGTGAGTGACAAgtggaaattatttcacgaaggaaacaaatttgatgataactggtaccgagtttgcaATTCTATTAATTACCCCTGGCTATTTTATCTCCCTCtaaaaccattttattttttatatacgtAGGCTATATCTGTATTACAATTACGTTCACTGATAATGTTCAACAacctataatatttattatgttaaaaaatatataatgaattgcacTAAAATAACGTGAACTCTTTAAAGCACTTGACGTTATTTTGTGTGTTAGCTaaattgtgatgacgtcatctTTAGTATCGACAAGATCATTGGTTTATAAGCATCAAAGCGTCCAATATTATCGCACGTTAGACCAATGAAAAATGTTTCtcacataatttgtatttttattttccccgttatgagttaTCGCAGgggtaataattaattatagaatattaaacaaacttctatttcgtatcatgtttatgtcccgagtgaaataattttgagttAGGGTTAGCTCAATTTAGACATGTCGAGTTTAGGAAGTGGAATATCTATTAAATCTCAATTTAGCAATCTTCAAAAATATTATATGCTCTAAAATACCACGGCAACAATAACTTGCTCAATCCAGACATTTAGGAAGTTTAGGGGTATATGAAGTGCAATATCTATTAAATGTCTGTGGTGGGAACAAACATCGATGTTTTCGAGTTCTCTGAGATTGAGTTTTCAAAGTCTGTTATTGCTATTTCGTATAGCAATCCGGCCGGGACTGTCCCTTCAGTGTGAGAGACCAAAACTTGTTTCCGATGTTTGACTATAGATGTATAATTTATTCTTCTTTCAGACACCTCCTAGCGGTCCAACTCGGGACATATCTGTTCCTGGATTAGTTACCGCAGGATGGAAGATAGAGGCAATAGGAACGCCACTTGATTCACCAAGGTAATTGTGATGTCCATGCAATACTAGTTATATTCACCAGTAATCACATTTCCGCTACATgcattacaacataacgtcatccTATTgttccagacgtagcaacgggagtttggtCATTTCTCGGTGAAGGCAAAAATTTACTTCGCTTGGAACGTCATATCTTATCACGTCaatttatatgggcaagttgtcttattgaagATTATAATTTAtccaacaaaaataattcaaaataaagtattaagttttattattactattaggaAGTTTAATTATAAGTGtgtcgccgattcacacagtttgcagatgatttttttgtgttcataccccgatgaacgtaaaa
Proteins encoded in this region:
- the LOC121372867 gene encoding uncharacterized protein LOC121372867, which codes for MKIFSELGIRSSHMFIIIAAGVLVVNVDSQICGRAPVIYNRVFTDKAVVEDALVTKTGIATKLGCLEVCGRSLAVVCTAFVFNKQQQQCKIYKHSLNQLTQVTETGSVGFAILEEATCPAPPPLPNGTVTYTSVVIGSTATYSCDADYHFFGLSQSSVCETTRAWNGFNGSCRQVFFYNITPPSGPTRDISVPGLVTAGWKIEAIGTPLDSPRFYFNLMHDNNRIIAFHMDVRFNFGDVINTVVINSFTGYWGREDSYQPSFPFAPDQQFNLTILVTDNGFELTVDGQWHATREHSINAAVITAIRIDDACIYQSVKMFY